Proteins encoded within one genomic window of Argiope bruennichi chromosome 7, qqArgBrue1.1, whole genome shotgun sequence:
- the LOC129976387 gene encoding syntaxin-8-like: MAFTQDSWMIKYDACESLGREIMEKISYRNQQPKNSVAASKASANARKLMKKYDDNVTSLNQTLLASKSLLTDGEFQRRQGLMDALKSKKVQIDDAFSLKEEGGSRTALLGAELGTHSTNVWDIEEDESTRDLTFDEIREKQQFAIKEQDKGLDTLYDVVVRQKHMAQNIGQEIDLQNEIIDDIVDHADNTRERLIKETRHVAIVDRKSGTCGYWIVIILLLIAIAVVSMIPTK; this comes from the exons ATGGCATTTACACAAGATTCTTG GATGATAAAATATGATGCCTGTGAGAGTCTTGGTCGAGAGATTATGGAAAAAATATCCTATCGTAATCAACAACCAAAAAATAGTGTAGCAGCTAGCAag GCAAGTGCCAATGCgaggaaattaatgaaaaaatatgatgaCAATGTGACATCTTTAAATCAAACTCTATTAGCATCAAAAAGTTTACT tactgATGGAGAGTTTCAGAGGAGACAAGGATTAATGGATGCTTTAAAGAGCAAAAAAGTTCAAATTGATGATGCCTTCAGTTTAAAAGAAGAAGGTGGTTCAAG gACAGCTTTACTTGGAGCTGAACTTGGTACACATTCAACTAATGTATGGGATATTGAAGAAGATGAGAGTACTAGAGATTTAACATTTGATGAAATTCGAGAAAAACAGCAATTTGCTATCAAAG aaCAAGACAAAGGATTAGATACCTTGTATGATGTGGTTGTACGGCAGAAGCATATGGCTCAAAATATTGGACAAGAAATCGATTTGCAAAATG AAATAATTGATGACATTGTTGATCATGCTGACAATACAAGAGAACGTCTGATTAAAGAAACTAGACATGTTGCCATAGTTGATAGAAAATCTGGAACTTGTG gCTATTGGATTGTAATAATTCTTCTATTAATAGCAATTGCTGTTGTTTCTATGATTCCTACTAAGTGA